tttaaagatattttttaataattaaaatttaacacatataatcgattaaatcatgttatttttgttaaaattaggtcagataaattaatttgatcgaaaaatggtgaattaaattttgaatcgatctaaattaatattattttttataaacaatGACTAGTTGACTACAATATCtctattatagaaaatgactaaaatattcttattatatatatattaattttaaaaatcctaaattctagttttttttttgtcgtcATAgagttaggatttagaattttcaaaatcaatatataataagagtattttagtcattttctataatagaaatattatagttattttttataaaaaaaatattaatttagaccgattcaaaatttaattcactatttttcgctcaaattaatttgtctaatctaattttaacaaaaataacacgatttaatcgattatatgtattaaattttaattattaaaaaacatcttAAAAAAAACGTTTTTGACGTGTTTCATCGAAATGACTctcataatattattattatcaaaagtttttatattaaaatgaaTCGTTGGAagagaaattatgaattgatCATGGATAAGACATGGATTAAAAGCTTTTGCTCAATTATTGGTGCACAAGTCACTCTTTCTCTAATGATGTGTAACTGGTGTCCACTTATCATATCGGTACATCCCAATAATGTTGAGTTAGGGCTGATGAGTGATGACGACTCGATGAAGATATTTTccctttacttttatttagaaaatgaaaatgtttggtaagaaaaaaaaatagccaaaatcagtcacaatttttttatttaactttcattaattattgtaaCAATtaatgaaagataaataaaataagttataactgttttttttttcgtaatattactgtttaaaaaaatattttattatacataaaaaaagcTGTATAATAAACCACAGAAATAGGAACGCTTGTTGATTTGAGCAAAACTACAAATACTAGTGTGCTTCGTTTTATTTTTGTAGAGTTTATAGAATCATAATTTGTAAGGTTAGGACCATATTTCGTACAACAATGAAAGGAGTATATATCGTCGCCACAAATTATAGTACGAACAAAGCATTTCTTTTTACAAGGGAACGATCATACAGAAGGGGCAAATTTGTTTTCATTTGAATATATATGAGTAATATGCGAAGGCAGATCGCAGGATTATGTCACATTCAGGATCTTCATTCCAACGTAGATTGTATATCTATATATGGACCACAATACTATTTAATTAATGTCATGAACGGTAGATGAAAATAGATGTTCAACAGTTCTGATGAGGGGTGAGACTAATAACCCACAACAAATTGTGCCAAGTGTGACATACGAATTTTGGCTCTCCTCTTTTCTGCATTTACtactttaatttgttttttgcCCTGAAAAACCTTTTGTGAACAATATACTATTCTTGTTCGTTACatgatgaataaaataatatactaCTACTATTTGTCTATTATCATGTACATTCTGATTAAAAATCTTCCGAACATAACAACgttcaatattaaaataaaaaaaattagacatattatttttcttcagtgCTCCTGCTCCCTTTGAGTTTTCAATAGATTCGCTTGTGTTGTCAACTGGTGTAGGCTATAACTAATGTGATTGGAGGCTGCTAAAAATTGTGTGCTTTGGGTTGGGATCCTGAATTTGTGTGCCGCTAACACATAATAGATCCTTAAATTGACCATGAATATTTAACAACCCAAGGAAACTTATCTGATCCGGGGTCGTAGCTACAGCATATACGTGTACTAGCACATGAAAACTATTCAGTGATCATAAATTTTCTGACCATGTTATGATTCAAAGCCTCAAGGTTTTGAGTCTTTGACAACATAttctaaaatgaaaaatgaaaaatgacaTAACTGCGCCTGTTTAATCATTATTTATTAAGATATGGTCTTTACTGCACACTgcaaatttactaatttagtaAAGCGAATAAGCAAGTACTATTTTGCAGTACCCTAAATAAAAGGTAATACGgccaaagaaaaaggaaacaagGACCTCGGCGTCGCGTGTCAAGACACCATTGGTAGCTGTACGCGTCTTGGTTTTGTACAgaaatagatagatagattcATTTACAAATTGCAAATCTTTGAGAAAAATCGTTAGAATGAAGAGGAGGTGTGTCATGTTATTATCGTCATTAAAACTTCCaagttctatttttaatttattaactttttGTGGGCCCAAATTGCTGATGTAGGTAGCCATTGATTAAAATAGAGTTACTCTCTGTTATAGGGAatctactttatattttataagctTTCATTTATTCCTGTCTCCAAAAAGCATAATTATATGAGCTCTGAATCACTTTGTTCATGTAAGTTTCAACATCATACATATGCAATTTTGACCCCGCACGAACGAAGGAACAACAAAACGgagaatgaataaataaatagaaagaaaagggCTTACTATTTGTGCTACAAGTGGAAACGAAAGAGATTATTATTAACAAGCTAATGAAGAGCATTACAAACCTCACACCTAAAGTAAAGAGAAAGACGTGAACTTGAGGGGGGAAAATGCATTAAGAGCACTTAAGATGAAAAATTGCAAAAGGCTCACATGCAaagttaaaacaaaataaagagaaaatatagtcttatcttatatgtAGTAGTAATAAAAAAAGGGGTTGTCTAATAATGATaagatgagaaaagaaaagaaaggaattgaAAGCAAAACTTAAAGCACACACGTTACACGTAGAGAAGAGATGAGATTAGTATTGCCACAAGGAAGGAGGATCAAGGTCAAGAGTGGTGTACTGGTGAGACTTAGACTGAGTGTGCATTGAAATCTGATCCCCGGTAAAATAGACACCGCAATCTTCCCTCACTTCCTCCTCATAAATGCTGCTGCTGTGATACCACCATGGGTGAGGATACAGCCACCCATCAACTGGCTCCAAGAACACCATTTCCTTGTTCGCCTCCGCCGATTCGAAACTCGTTCCTAGTGCTGGCAGCTCCACTATCTCCCCCAGCTCCTCCGGCGTCGATGGCTCCTCGGACGACGatattgatgatgatggtgacgacgacgacgacgatgatgatgatgatgagggagAGAGAAAGTCCATGGAGGCGGCTTTGGCGGCGGCGACCTGGACGTCACGGGGACAGTTAGAGTGGGGGCGGGGAAGTTGGGGGGCTAGCTGTGGGAAGTTGAGAATGGCGGAGGAGCCTTTGATGGCGAGGGCGGCGACGTCGTGGGCGCGGGCGGCCATGTCGGGGGTGGCGAAGGTGCCGAGCCAGATGCGATTCTTCTTACGAGGCTCTCTGATTTCAGAGACCCACTTGCCCCACGCTCTCATTCTCACCCCTCTGTACACCGGGTgcttattattattcttgttattaCTCCTCTCCCTCCCTCTCTTCCCCGCACTTTTCTGCTTTTCCGGATCCAGACTAActgacgaagaagaagaataacaaGAGTTTGGGCTTGGTAGGTCCTCACCCATTCTTGATAATATAGCAGATAGTTGTGTGTGAGAACTGAGAATGCAGTGTGGAACACTGAGTATTAGTACGAGTTACTACTGAGTTGGGTGGCGCTTGTGCTTATATACGTGGGAGTAGTAGAATGAGACTTAGTGTGGCTCTGtgtctgtgtgtgtgtgtatgagagagagagagagaagggggtGGGGCTTTTATTTTGCAAGTGACCCCCACACGAATGGTTCTGCTTTCATGCCCACATTATAACCTCCCCTTCCCCCTTCGTCATTAATACTCCCATATGCACCTGCTTCCCTTCTATACTATGCTACATGCACCATCTACAAAGATATTTCCctatatttatttagtattagtAGTATGTGCTtctattttaatgaatttatcAGATTTTATTGACCATGTATGTTAAAGGCCTGGCAGCATCGGACGAGCAATAGGGATGGGGAATTTTCCATACTGACATGGGCTGGAAGGGTTACCTAATAATGTCTAACCATTCCTTTCCTCCCCTCTTCTCTTCAATTCACTTCATTCATTATTACTACtaatctttatttctttttaactcCCTACCTgcaattttcttttctccttaAACTCCCTCATTATGACTCTAATACTGTTCTTGTCCACATGTTCTTTCCTCATTCCTTTAGGTCTCGCACATCACTTATTACTTGTCCTTTTCACAGGGTCTACTTACTTACCTCTGTCTAATGACTATGTGTGGAATGTGCGCTAATTAAAaagctttatatatataacacttATGAAATTAAGAaggtttatataaaaatattaaatttaaacttttggcaaaaaaatgttaatatggatttaaatatgatatttttaataatattaccttttttattaaaatataaagactgtttagcaaaaaataaatttaaaaggttcgattttaatattataaattcttttttattctatGAGAAGTGAAATTTGTggatctaattttaatttaaaaatatt
The genomic region above belongs to Arachis duranensis cultivar V14167 chromosome 3, aradu.V14167.gnm2.J7QH, whole genome shotgun sequence and contains:
- the LOC107478590 gene encoding ethylene-responsive transcription factor TINY codes for the protein MGEDLPSPNSCYSSSSSVSLDPEKQKSAGKRGRERSNNKNNNKHPVYRGVRMRAWGKWVSEIREPRKKNRIWLGTFATPDMAARAHDVAALAIKGSSAILNFPQLAPQLPRPHSNCPRDVQVAAAKAASMDFLSPSSSSSSSSSSSPSSSISSSEEPSTPEELGEIVELPALGTSFESAEANKEMVFLEPVDGWLYPHPWWYHSSSIYEEEVREDCGVYFTGDQISMHTQSKSHQYTTLDLDPPSLWQY